The region ACAAGATCGCAGATTTCGCCTCGGCAATGTCGTTCGTGGCCGCGTGGGCAGCGAAATGCCGAGGCGACAAAACGGAACTCCCTCATCCCATAATGGGCTCATACCCGTATTTCGGGCCCATGAGGTACATCCCTTTTTCGCTGTTCACCAACTATTTCAAGGCAAGTGACGACTTCTTGACCGACCGATTCGTTTTCGATAAGGAGAAGATCGAGATTCTCCGGCGCGCGGCCACGGCCTCGCCGGAATGCGCCACGAAAGACCCGACGCGAGTGGAGCTGGTGTCGGCGTTCATATGGAAGCATTTCATGGCGGCGAAGTCGAAGAACAAGCTGTTCGCCGCTATCATGGCAGTGAGCCTGAGGCAGAGAACGAACCCGCCCGGGATTCTGGAAAACGTGTTCGGAAACTGCTTCATGTCGCCGCTGGCGTTCGCGGATCCTTCTAGAGAGTTCCACCAGCTGGTGAGCAGGCTGAGGAGGGCGATACGGAGAGTGAGAGATGGATACATCACTAATGTGATGAGTAGAGATTGTTATATGAAGGAGCTGGTGATGCTGGCTGTGCTGATGGTGACCCGGAAAATGGAGTGGTGCTACTTCACGAGCTGGCGGGGGTTCTCCGCGTACAAGGTGGATTACGGGTGGGGCCAGGCGTGCCGGTTCGCGACGCCGTCCATGCCGGTCAAGAATATTGTGATTTTGGTTAATAGCGGCGGAGATGATGTTGAGGCCGTAGTTACTATGCAGCCGGAGGTGGTGAAGGCGGTTGGGGCACAGCTTAAGCTCATTTCCCTAAATAATTATTTAGGTTGATGTTTTTGGATCATTAATTTGGTAGCTACATATCTTAATACATTCCATAATGTCCACGGATCATTGTCAAGTAGTAACTATTTTATCATGTACGCTGAAAGTGTTACATTTGAATAATACAATTACTATACTGTCCTTTTAATTAAGGCGTGTGCAGACAGCCCAATTATAACATTAAAGTGCTGTTAGGTTCCATTCATAGATAATAATGTGTGATAAACTAAAATGAGATTTTTCTATGATTAAATTAGTTATAAGGGTTGAAGTGAGATGGTTAATAAGCGAGAGTAAGAAACTTGAGTTTTTCTATCCGTTGATTTCATTTCTCTAGTAGGTTccgtaaataaattgatgtgtaTGGACAATGATTTGGTATaacttttcataaatgaaaatctccatatttttatgaaataaattaaaatagaaaatgccCATAATTTTATAAGACAGATATAGTAAATATATTTTAACCAAAAAGGTAGTGGCAAAGCGCCACCGCCAACAGCCTCATGTGTGCGGCGTGTTCGATTCAATGCGCCTAGGATGCCATCACCATCAACAGGGTTAAATTCTAAGAATTTTCAACCAATTCTTAGCAAAAAATTTCGCCGATAGTCAAGCAGATTGTGAAATTGGTTAACAACTTTCAAACAAAATAGGCCCAAAAATTCAACCAATGTTTGAAATTGAATATCAAATTCGACAGCCTAAAAGCTGAATTACCAAAATTAGATAATGCGTCAATCCGGCAATTTTACCTAACCAAACTCGCAAGTAACAAGAGTTCAAATTCCTAAATCAAGAATCAATGATACTTCATTCGGTTCATATTCATTGTATCATAATTGATTGATGTGAATTTTAAGaaagtatttaatttaattttataaagaaaagtagaagaaaaaagTAAACAGAATGTAAGTCAtccttttatatactccctccgtccgcgaataggagtctcatttcattccggtacgagttttaaaaaatgttaagaaaagtgaatggaagaaagttagtggaatatgaagtcCAACTAAAAGtaagttattttctttttcgtcaaaaatataaatgagtTTAATAGAAACCTAACAAAATTGACAAAAATAAGACATTTAATATGGACCTtatgaagtactccctccgtttgtTCATAGTTGAtgcgaaacttttcggcacggagttttagAAAGAAATTTTGGGTGTGTTAAatacatagataaaaaaaagtaagagaaaggaaaaGGTAGAGATAATACagtataaagtgaataaagtagagagaataaaacaagagaaaaaagtaagagagagaaaaagttaccatgtatgaaaatgactcaactatgaagaaacttctcgaaatgaaaaaataactcaacggagggagtaccaatATACATGGCTGAATATGTATTTAAAGCTACTAAATATGATGGGTCGAACCCTAGGAGCCCGTTTTTATGGGCATCATAATTCTAGCTCGAAATATGATGGGCCGAACTGTTTTGGGCCTATTTTGACAGCTTTATCCCTACTAGAATTAAGACTAGAAGCaatcatacaaaaaaaatattgaaagtgGCAACAATTCTTCGCAAATTTTTATTTACTTAACACTAGAAGTCTATAACTCTTAGATGCACTTAGAAAAGTTGGGATGATACCAACCCAGATTTCAATttcgagaaaaaaaaatacaactaaaattcattcatattttataaaGAAATTTGGGTTTTCGGTAATTGGGCTTCTGTGTGCGAAGCGTAGTTATTGTGTATCATTATTTAAATACGTTCAAGACTAGCGTAGTTTTTTTATACACCAGAGAGAGATATAATGACATTTTTGGACTTCATATTTCACcccaaaaaagaaatataaacaTTGTTTTTGTTAATTTGATTCATTTCTATAAAATAAAAGGCAAATTTATTGTTGATTTAgagttatatttttataaacttATTGTAACATTTTTTCCAAAGTTATAATAAAGGCTGAATTAGAAGCTAATTATAACATGTTGTTGATTTAGAGTTATATTTCTACATACTTATTGTAATACTTTGTCCAAACTTATAATAAAGGCTGGATTGGAATCTAAGAACATTGTATTTATCGCTCATTTTATTTGGTATGTTGTTTAATCTTCTCAACTTTGATACTATTTAAATTGGGTTTGTGTGCTCTCTTGCTGCTATAGAGCTgccgtttttttattttttgaaaaataatctTGTTGTAATGTTTTTTTGCTTGCTAGTGTTTAGtgcttatttattttctatagGACTATACATGTGGTTGTTGCAGACTCTTGCTTGCTTTTTTTGAACTAagaattttcttcttttctaaaAAGACCTATTAGTTCATgctatatatattttcaaattaatcaccatatttcattttctcttttaattttattttctttctctctttcttggAAGGGATAGTTACCACTTCATTCAATTATTAGTTGTAGTTCATCATTCACCAATCACCATCATCCaatgatgttttattttatcatttaagcACCATGTTGGTACAAAATCTTTGCAAATTCAAATTTCTTAATCATGCCACGCGGGATAGCATAATACGTGTGTTTCTTTATCAAGAATCAataataaaagtattattttaatggTTGAGATCTGAGACGAGGAAATTGGGATGGATATCTTAAAACAAATTATTAGTTGCATGTTCGGAATAAGATAAGATAGTTGGCAATTATTTGtatcatttattaaaatttaattaggaaatactaaaaaagataaataattgCCGACAAATTCCAATACCCTCGGGAATTATATAGACAAGGTTGAAACATATTTTGGACAATAATTTAATGCAAGTAACACCTACACCGGATATCTGTTCAGTAATTAATTATACGATGAAATTAGAAGGTCAATTCAAATCTATGCATGTGTCATTTTGTGTATGGAATCGAACGAATCACTTTATAAGAAATGGGAGGCAGAGAAATTAAGAAATAGggataataattatttaaatcagATAATATAGTCAAATTCCGATTAATTATATATAGGgttcaaaaacaaaatattcaatttcCTCATATATTTTTCTCTATCCTCTATTCAGTATGTGTCGATGTAAAATATCTCAGTTATAAACTCCTTTAACCATGTACCagttataaattattaaatttacatCTATATATTTTCAGAGAAGAAATTGACacgcaattttttttaattaatatctacactcttcaattttaatttcacaacTTTAGCGTGAATCGAAAGAAATTAAAGATGCAGCTAACAGGTAAAGGTGCATGCATGTCGCTTTAGTATATGGTCCATTGTTATTATTTCATGTTTCAATTTATTCCACTTATATTCAATACAATATGATGTGACAAGGTATattaaaataagtaagagaTATTTATTGATAACACAAAAAGAATTGTGCTACGCTATTTAATAATATAGGCTCAATTTGTTCCAAAATATACGAACTTTTACCAATTAAGGTATCATTACCTATGAACTAAAGATTAATCTTCAAGGCTTCAACTATTTTTCATATAATTagtaaattttcaaaaaattacaTTGTGGTTAGGTGAAGTAAAAAAAAACGTCCAATTGCATCATTTAGTTCATTAGCTATTTAGGCCATGTAAGCACtcttaaaacataaatatgGATTAATTCTAGAGCAATTGATAGTCATATGAAAatcaaaaaacaataaaatattgGTGCATTTGGAATCAGAATTTAAAAATTCACTtacatattaaataaaaattgggTGAAAATTAGTATTTGTGAAATTATCTCTTAAAGTTCATCTAGCTACTTGGTTCCCTTgactttttaatattatgagTTTCTTATTCTATTAATTAGATTTCAGTTTTTTATGTTTTGGGGCATGGTAGCATTACCATGACAGCAAATATTTATTCTGCAGGTGGGACGTCAGTCCTCATTTGTCTCAATCTATCAAATGGTGATATTTACCATTTTGTTTTCCAAAATAGTCCCAGATAATTTAAAATGAAGCCAAATAATTATCAAACGTGCTTGAAAAAAAGTGAATTATCCAAAGTTTTTCTCGTTCCCCAATTAACGTTACTGTTTGCCTGAGATATATATTGGCCTTTGGAGATGCTCAAGGATGGGCGACAAATTGTTATATAATTGATGCTAATTGATTCCAAAGTTTTAACATTCTTTATATCAATTATTGTTGATTAAATAGTTGGGAAATGAAATTAAGAGTGTCGCTtaataaatagtactataaaaaaGCTCATTTTGGCTGTGCGTACAGCTGGGGCCACAAGTCCTGCATGAATAAATCACGtgatattttcatttatgtAAACATTATTTATGGTTGTTTAATCTTTGAACCCACAGTATCGATGGTAACGGTATATGTTTAATCACTAATATTGTTTAATTAACCAATAAATTCGTGATCATCTTCTAAGTTGAAGCTTCCCAATTGCTGATTATGCAATTGTGAAAGGGTGAAGGTACCATACCCTAAATGACTAACTAAGACCAAATCTCATCAATTGAACGAGATTACGAACTAGATATCAAATCGCGATCATTATGTAATTAATTTGTAGGTATTAAAAAGGTTATAAGTACTTATAACTATCCCAAATTTTTATCAACCCACAATTAGTTACTACTTCATTAGATACACTACATTATATATAATTTGAACTTGCTTCATTATATACACGTATCTCATTATAACTTAGCAACGAACCTCATTATATGCAAAATGTTGGAATCAATTATTTACTATGATAGCTGTCATTTTTACTATGAATTCGAAAATACATTTacatattagtataattttatattacatTGAACATAAGCAATTATGCACATTGCATTACTATAACACTAAACATAGTACATTGCAAGTCGGCACAGATATATTGTAAATGATGTGTTTCTTTTGGGCACAAAAATTAATGAGTGAGTGTTTAGTGAGTTTAGTGGAGAGATAGTAACTTAtgagaagaaataaataagataagtgaacagataataaagtaaaagaaattaaagtacattgatttttgttaaaaaagaaatgaccaACTTCAATGAGACAACTAAAAAAGGAATACAACTCAACTATAATAAGATGAagagagtatatttttttcaagtAAATTTCTTCGTGTGCACATATGCAATTGGAATTTTGCTAGAGTCCTTATAAACTACATctattttgatttatatttttaagtatTTTTAGATATTTTAGGATTGTCAACTATTATTGAAAATAACATTTATCACTAAAGATTCGAAAATCTATATCATTATAACTAATTTGATGTGAGTCTAAGTACAGAGTGAAACAACGCCCCCAAGCATGGGTGGACCTACGTATATGTAAAGAGGGAGGGGCTTTAGCCCCtaataatcaaaattttaaaattttaagttttaaaatttatttatatttttatagtacaTATTACTATACAAAACTCCTTATTAATAACATAAATCatcttaaaatttatttctaaacaaaattttgaaaatttaatcCATACTCATGTTCATTTATGCGTCCGCCCTGCCCCAAAGATCGTGAATCGAATGAGAACCAAAGAACAAACAACAGTGAGATGAGAACTAAATTTGAGATCAAGGACACAAGATCGAGCTGAGAGAATGCATCAGACTGAccaacacccgaccgggtgatcaTTGTGGGAAGGCAGGGGGTTATACCTGACCGAGTGAGAGATGATGGCTCGATCACCCAACCGGGTGGAGATCGTGTGACGATAGTAAGGGCGACCCGAATGGGTGGCTCGAGGGACAAAATTCACCCGACCGAGTGGAGCTCAATGATGCGCATTTTGAAGCTCTTAAGGCCTATATTCTTATCCCCTTTATCCCTTAAATACCCATCCCTTTTTCATTTGTGATTAGCTTAGACtttgattaattttaaaaattactcccttcgttcgtgaataggagtctcatttatttctgacacgagttttaagaaatgttaagaaaagtaggtggagaaagttagtggaataggggtcccacttgtatatattaattttaaatgatatgtgattggaatgagttagtggaatgtgtggcatctttaccatttatagtaattatgaaccggaactcttattcgcggacagaccaaaatgaaaaaacgggactcctattcgcgcaCAGAGAGAGTAATTATGAGTATTCCTCCAATTTGGCTTAATATTATCTATCAATTCTATTTTGATGGttgtttaaataattttccaaagtactacctccgtcccacattaagtgtcacatttagtgtgggcacgagtttaagaaatgta is a window of Salvia splendens isolate huo1 chromosome 3, SspV2, whole genome shotgun sequence DNA encoding:
- the LOC121793874 gene encoding stemmadenine O-acetyltransferase-like, with product MQGGVQVISKEVMKPTPHPFKNLRLSYIDRSLPSMYIPLIFFYNADESSGLNTSNHIQISQILKNSLLATLPSFYPLAGNLKHNTCVDCNNASAGSEFVEAKVHAQLKTALQGSTVKDMKLLLPSECWSFDNARRPLLVVQVTFFDCGGIAVAICVSHKIADFASAMSFVAAWAAKCRGDKTELPHPIMGSYPYFGPMRYIPFSLFTNYFKASDDFLTDRFVFDKEKIEILRRAATASPECATKDPTRVELVSAFIWKHFMAAKSKNKLFAAIMAVSLRQRTNPPGILENVFGNCFMSPLAFADPSREFHQLVSRLRRAIRRVRDGYITNVMSRDCYMKELVMLAVLMVTRKMEWCYFTSWRGFSAYKVDYGWGQACRFATPSMPVKNIVILVNSGGDDVEAVVTMQPEVVKAVGAQLKLISLNNYLG